In one Mycobacterium sp. NBC_00419 genomic region, the following are encoded:
- the culp6 gene encoding carboxylesterase Culp6, giving the protein MARKTRTNARRRRHRILGLIAAGAMAIAVALIVAIIVIVVRKPESPPSAVPPTAVPPTTAQPGKKPRPEFQDASCPDVQLIAIPGTWESSPTDDPLNPTQFPIALLRNVTGPLTEQFGRDRVEVYTVPYTAQFHNPLSADKQMSYNDSRTEGTRATVKAMTEMNERCPLTSYVIVGFSQGAVIGGDLASDIGNGRGPVDEDLVLGVTLIADGRRQDNVGQDIGPNPPGQGAEITLHEVPVLSAMGLTMSGERPGGFGALNNRTNQICAPGDLICAAPEQAFNITNLPETLDVLAGGAGQPVHAMYNTPQFWNLDGQTATAWTLNWARDVIQNAPVPKHG; this is encoded by the coding sequence ATGGCTCGAAAAACCCGGACTAATGCCCGGCGCCGCCGGCACCGCATCCTCGGCCTGATCGCTGCGGGTGCGATGGCGATCGCGGTGGCACTGATCGTCGCGATCATCGTGATCGTGGTGCGTAAACCGGAGTCACCGCCGAGCGCGGTGCCACCCACGGCGGTCCCGCCGACCACGGCTCAGCCCGGCAAGAAGCCGCGCCCGGAGTTCCAGGACGCCAGTTGCCCGGACGTGCAGCTGATCGCCATCCCCGGCACGTGGGAGTCCTCGCCGACCGACGATCCGCTCAACCCGACGCAGTTCCCCATCGCGCTGCTGCGCAACGTGACCGGGCCGCTCACCGAGCAGTTCGGGCGTGACCGCGTCGAGGTGTACACCGTTCCCTACACCGCGCAGTTCCACAATCCGCTGTCGGCCGACAAGCAGATGTCGTACAACGACAGCCGCACCGAGGGAACCCGCGCCACGGTCAAGGCCATGACCGAGATGAACGAGCGTTGCCCGTTGACCTCGTATGTGATCGTCGGCTTCTCCCAGGGCGCGGTGATCGGTGGCGACCTGGCCAGCGACATCGGCAATGGCCGCGGCCCGGTCGACGAGGACCTGGTGCTGGGTGTGACGTTGATCGCCGACGGCCGCAGGCAGGACAACGTCGGTCAGGACATCGGCCCCAACCCGCCGGGGCAGGGCGCGGAGATCACGCTGCACGAGGTACCCGTGCTCTCGGCGATGGGGCTGACCATGAGCGGCGAACGCCCGGGCGGGTTCGGCGCGCTGAACAACCGGACCAACCAGATCTGCGCGCCGGGGGACCTGATCTGCGCCGCACCGGAGCAGGCGTTCAACATCACCAACCTGCCGGAGACCCTCGATGTCCTCGCCGGGGGCGCCGGGCAGCCGGTGCACGCGATGTACAACACGCCGCAGTTCTGGAACCTCGACGGCCAGACGGCGACGGCGTGGACACTGAATTGGGCGCGTGACGTCATCCAGAACGCTCCGGTACCGAAACACGGATGA
- a CDS encoding alpha/beta hydrolase family protein, which produces MKMLSRLFGGVCAAALAVGVWGATAPTGHAAGVEYLMVPSPAMGRDIPVAFQAGGPHAVVLLDAFNAGDPVSNWVTAGNAMNTLAGKGISVVAPASGAFTLYTNWEQDGTRQWETFLSDELPNWLAANKGLAPSGHAIVGASQGGTGALMEATFHPDRYRYAGSLSGFPNPSNTFVNGALTAGMNEFGGVNTQAMWGAAQLGRWKWHDPDVHAQLLVDNNTRLWVFSPQTTSCSDVPAMLGYCDQAQGGNRTFYAHYRALGGRNGHFDFPVDGQHDWGSWSAQLAAMANDVAAAIK; this is translated from the coding sequence ATGAAGATGTTGTCGAGGTTGTTCGGCGGAGTGTGCGCGGCAGCCCTGGCTGTCGGTGTCTGGGGTGCGACGGCCCCGACGGGCCACGCCGCCGGCGTCGAGTACCTGATGGTTCCGTCCCCGGCGATGGGGCGCGACATCCCGGTGGCCTTCCAGGCCGGCGGTCCGCACGCCGTGGTTCTCCTCGACGCATTCAACGCCGGTGATCCCGTCAGCAACTGGGTGACCGCAGGCAATGCGATGAACACCCTCGCCGGTAAGGGCATCTCGGTGGTGGCCCCGGCCAGCGGCGCGTTCACTCTCTACACCAACTGGGAGCAGGACGGCACCCGGCAATGGGAGACCTTCCTGTCCGACGAACTGCCCAACTGGCTGGCGGCCAACAAGGGTCTGGCCCCCAGCGGGCACGCGATCGTCGGCGCCTCCCAAGGCGGCACCGGCGCCCTGATGGAGGCCACCTTCCATCCCGACCGCTACCGCTACGCCGGCTCGCTGTCGGGCTTCCCGAACCCGTCGAACACCTTCGTCAACGGTGCTCTCACGGCCGGCATGAACGAATTCGGCGGCGTCAACACCCAGGCGATGTGGGGTGCCGCCCAACTCGGCCGGTGGAAGTGGCACGACCCCGACGTGCACGCCCAGCTGCTGGTCGACAACAACACCCGGCTGTGGGTGTTCAGCCCGCAAACCACGTCGTGCTCCGACGTCCCGGCGATGCTGGGCTACTGCGACCAGGCCCAGGGCGGCAACCGCACGTTCTACGCGCACTACCGCGCGCTGGGCGGCCGCAACGGCCACTTCGACTTCCCGGTCGACGGTCAGCACGATTGGGGCAGCTGGTCGGCTCAACTGGCCGCCATGGCGAACGACGTTGCGGCAGCAATCAAATAG
- the fadD32 gene encoding long-chain-fatty-acid--AMP ligase FadD32: MPFHNPFIKNGRITFPEGASVVKHVERWAKVRGDKLAYRFLDFSTERDGLVRELRWAEFSTRNRAVAARLQQVTQPGDRVAILCPQNLEYLIAMFGTMYSGRIAVPLFDPSEPGHVGRLHAVLDDCAPSAILTTTDSAEGVRKFFRSRPAKDRPRVIAVDAVPDEVGATWEHYDSIDESTVAYLQYTSGSTRIPTGVQITHLNLATNIVQVIEALEGEEGDRGVSWLPFFHDMGLITALLSPMIGHYFTFMTPAAFVRRPGRWIRELARKPGDTGGTISVAPNFAFDHAAARGLPKDDEEPLDLSNVKAILNGSEPISAATVRRFNDAFGPFGFQPKAIKPSYGLAEATLFVSTTPSSEEPTIISVDRDELNAGRFVAVPDDSPKAVAQAGAGKIGVDEWAVIVDNDSATELVDGQIGEIWISGQNMGTGYWNKPEETIATFQNILKSRTNPSHADGAADDATWVRTGDLGAYHDGELYITGRTKDLVIIDGRNHYPQDLEYSAQEATKAVRTGFVAAFSVPANRLPDEVFENAHAGLKRDADDTSEQLVIVAERAPGSHKLELGPVVDDIRAAVAVRHGVTVRDVLLTPAGAIPRTSSGKIGRRACRSAYLDGSLRSGKVANAFPDETE; this comes from the coding sequence ATGCCGTTCCATAACCCGTTCATCAAGAACGGCCGCATCACCTTCCCTGAGGGCGCCAGTGTGGTCAAGCACGTCGAGCGCTGGGCCAAAGTCCGCGGCGACAAGCTCGCCTACCGTTTTCTCGACTTCTCCACCGAACGCGACGGCCTGGTTCGCGAGCTGCGCTGGGCCGAGTTCAGCACCCGTAACCGCGCCGTGGCCGCCCGGCTGCAGCAGGTGACCCAGCCCGGTGACCGAGTAGCCATCCTGTGCCCGCAGAACCTCGAGTACCTCATCGCCATGTTCGGCACGATGTACTCGGGTCGTATCGCGGTGCCGCTGTTCGACCCGTCCGAGCCCGGCCACGTCGGTCGTCTGCATGCGGTCCTCGATGACTGCGCGCCGTCGGCGATCCTGACCACCACCGATTCGGCCGAAGGTGTGCGCAAGTTCTTCCGCAGCCGCCCGGCCAAGGACCGGCCCCGCGTCATCGCGGTCGATGCCGTGCCCGACGAGGTCGGTGCGACGTGGGAGCACTACGACAGCATCGACGAGAGCACCGTCGCCTACCTGCAGTACACGTCGGGCTCGACCCGGATCCCCACCGGTGTCCAGATCACCCACCTGAACCTGGCCACCAACATCGTCCAGGTTATCGAGGCTCTCGAGGGTGAAGAGGGCGACCGTGGTGTCTCGTGGTTGCCGTTCTTCCACGACATGGGTCTGATCACCGCGTTGCTGTCACCGATGATCGGCCACTACTTCACCTTCATGACGCCCGCGGCGTTCGTTCGCCGCCCCGGCCGGTGGATTCGTGAGCTGGCCCGCAAGCCCGGCGACACCGGCGGCACCATCTCGGTGGCCCCGAACTTCGCGTTCGACCACGCCGCTGCGCGTGGCCTGCCCAAGGACGACGAGGAGCCGCTGGACCTGTCCAACGTCAAGGCGATCCTCAACGGCAGCGAGCCGATCTCGGCGGCCACCGTGCGCCGCTTCAACGATGCCTTCGGGCCGTTCGGCTTCCAGCCCAAGGCCATCAAGCCGTCCTACGGCCTGGCCGAGGCCACGCTGTTCGTGTCGACCACCCCGTCCTCGGAGGAGCCGACGATCATCTCGGTGGACCGCGACGAGCTGAACGCAGGGCGCTTCGTCGCCGTTCCGGACGACTCTCCCAAGGCCGTCGCCCAGGCCGGCGCGGGCAAGATCGGGGTCGACGAGTGGGCGGTGATCGTCGACAACGATTCGGCCACCGAACTTGTCGACGGCCAGATCGGCGAGATCTGGATCAGCGGCCAGAACATGGGCACCGGCTACTGGAACAAGCCCGAAGAGACCATTGCCACCTTCCAGAACATCCTCAAGTCGCGTACCAACCCGTCGCACGCCGACGGCGCGGCAGACGACGCAACGTGGGTGCGCACTGGTGACCTGGGCGCCTATCACGATGGCGAGCTCTACATCACCGGGCGCACCAAGGACCTGGTGATCATCGACGGCCGCAACCACTATCCGCAGGATCTGGAGTACTCCGCGCAGGAGGCCACCAAGGCGGTGCGCACCGGATTCGTCGCGGCGTTCTCGGTGCCGGCCAACCGGCTTCCCGACGAGGTGTTCGAGAACGCCCACGCGGGTCTCAAGCGCGATGCCGACGACACCTCCGAGCAGCTGGTGATCGTCGCAGAGCGAGCACCCGGCTCGCACAAGCTCGAGCTGGGGCCGGTCGTCGACGACATCCGCGCGGCGGTCGCCGTGCGGCACGGTGTCACGGTGCGTGACGTGCTGTTGACGCCGGCCGGCGCGATCCCGCGTACCTCCAGCGGCAAGATCGGCCGGCGCGCCTGCCGGTCGGCCTACCTGGACGGCAGCCTGCGCAGCGGGAAGGTCGCCAATGCCTTCCCGGACGAGACCGAATGA
- a CDS encoding DUF732 domain-containing protein yields MQPTDARVTGNAAGEATAPTGSSRHVLAVAGLLVPAAWLLIGCSAGEDLVTTAAPAEQVLGPVHGQGASLSPDNEMQSAKLDVTPVQRSFLDALSGAGVHPSSELQALSIGSSVCQAHAAGQSDQAVWDYIAPMVRSDVADAPSSSAQTASDIQVNTATADYIRIATQRLC; encoded by the coding sequence GTGCAGCCCACGGATGCCCGGGTGACCGGCAACGCTGCCGGTGAGGCGACGGCGCCCACCGGTTCGTCGCGGCACGTCCTGGCCGTGGCCGGCCTGTTGGTACCGGCGGCCTGGCTGTTGATCGGCTGTAGCGCCGGGGAGGATCTGGTCACCACCGCCGCCCCGGCGGAACAGGTGCTGGGGCCGGTGCACGGGCAGGGCGCATCGTTGTCGCCCGACAACGAGATGCAGTCGGCCAAGCTCGACGTCACCCCGGTTCAGCGTTCCTTCCTGGACGCGTTGTCCGGCGCGGGTGTGCACCCCTCCAGCGAGTTGCAGGCGCTGTCCATCGGCTCCTCGGTGTGCCAGGCCCACGCGGCCGGCCAAAGTGACCAGGCGGTGTGGGACTACATCGCCCCGATGGTGCGCAGCGACGTCGCCGATGCCCCCTCGTCGTCAGCGCAGACGGCTTCCGACATCCAGGTGAACACGGCGACCGCGGATTACATCCGCATCGCCACCCAACGCCTCTGCTAG
- a CDS encoding esterase family protein, producing MKFVEKLRGAWLRRLTVAAAAAAVLPGLIGVVGGSATAGAFSKPGLPVEYLDVPSAGMGRDIRIQFQSGGANSPAVYLLDGLRAQDDFNGWDINTPAFEWYYGSGLSVIMPVGGQSSFYSDWYKPACGKAGCQTYKWETFLTQELPAWLAANKAVKPTGSAAVGLSMAGSAALTLAIWHPEQFPYAAALSGFLNLSEGWWPMLVNVSMGDAGGFKANDMWGPTEDPNSAWKRNDPLVNIQKLIDNNTRIWIYCGDGKPSDLDAGTSTGNLFNAKFLEGFTLRTNKTFRDTYLADGGTNGVFNFPANGTHQWNYWGQQLQQMKPDIQRVLGATPTA from the coding sequence ATGAAGTTCGTTGAGAAGTTGCGAGGCGCATGGCTGCGCCGGCTGACGGTCGCCGCCGCGGCTGCCGCCGTGCTGCCCGGCCTGATCGGCGTCGTCGGCGGCTCCGCAACGGCCGGAGCGTTCTCCAAGCCAGGCCTCCCGGTGGAATACCTGGATGTGCCGTCGGCCGGTATGGGCCGCGACATCCGCATCCAGTTCCAGAGCGGTGGCGCCAACTCACCGGCGGTCTACCTGCTCGACGGTCTGCGCGCCCAGGACGACTTCAACGGCTGGGACATCAACACCCCCGCCTTCGAGTGGTACTACGGCTCGGGCCTGTCGGTGATCATGCCCGTCGGTGGCCAGTCCAGCTTCTACAGCGACTGGTACAAGCCGGCGTGTGGCAAGGCCGGCTGCCAGACCTACAAGTGGGAGACCTTCCTGACCCAGGAGCTGCCGGCCTGGCTGGCGGCCAACAAGGCGGTCAAGCCGACCGGTAGTGCCGCCGTCGGTCTGTCGATGGCCGGTTCGGCCGCACTGACCCTGGCGATCTGGCATCCCGAGCAGTTCCCCTATGCCGCCGCGCTGTCGGGCTTCCTGAACCTGTCCGAGGGCTGGTGGCCGATGCTGGTCAACGTTTCGATGGGTGATGCCGGCGGTTTCAAGGCCAACGACATGTGGGGTCCGACCGAAGACCCGAACAGCGCCTGGAAGCGCAACGACCCGTTGGTCAACATCCAGAAGTTGATCGACAACAACACCCGCATCTGGATCTACTGCGGCGACGGTAAGCCGTCGGACCTGGATGCCGGCACCAGCACAGGCAACCTGTTCAATGCCAAGTTCCTGGAAGGGTTCACGTTGCGGACCAACAAGACGTTCCGTGACACCTACCTGGCTGACGGTGGCACCAACGGGGTCTTCAACTTCCCGGCCAACGGCACCCACCAGTGGAACTACTGGGGCCAGCAGCTCCAGCAGATGAAGCCGGACATCCAGCGCGTCCTCGGGGCCACCCCGACCGCCTGA